From a single Cydia amplana chromosome 22, ilCydAmpl1.1, whole genome shotgun sequence genomic region:
- the LOC134658341 gene encoding sodium- and chloride-dependent GABA transporter 1 produces the protein MDAKNETQDIELSAQGTSTKPSDVALKSDLPERGSWASKLDFILSVVGLAIGLGNVWRFPYLCYKNGGGAFLIPYFLTLFLAGIPMFFMELAMGQMLTIGGLGVFKIAPIFKGIGYAAAVMSCWMNVYYIVILAWAIFYFFMSMRSEVPWRNCDNYWNTAACVNPYDRKNLNCWSSFNKTTYCVLNGQNITKVALSDPVKEFWERRALQISSGIEHIGNIRWELAGTLLLVWVLCYFCIWKGVRWTGKVVYFTALFPYFLLTVLLIRGITLPGAMEGIKFYVMPNMSKLFESEVWIDAVTQIFFSYGLGLGTLVALGSYNKFTNNVYKDALIVCTVNSSTSMFAGFVIFSVVGFMAHEQQRPVAEVAASGPGLAFLAYPSAVLQLPGAPLWSCLFFFMLLLIGLDSQFCTMEGFITAVIDEWPKLLRRRKEIFIAITCVISYLVGLSCISEGGMYVFQILDSYAVSGFCLLFLIFFECVSISWAFGVNRFYDGIKEMIGYYPTIWWKFCWVGFTPAICISVFIFNLVQWTPIKYMNYEYPWWAHAFGWFTALSSMLCIPGYMVYLWRVTPGTTSEKFHKIVRIPEDVPALRTKMQAEEIQKHGVASA, from the exons ATGGACGCGAAGAACGAGACGCAAGATATCGAGCTCAGCGCGCAGGGGACGAGCACTAAACCCag cGATGTCGCCCTCAAATCAGACCTCCCCGAGAGAGGCTCCTGGGCCTCCAAGCTGGACTTCATTCTTTCTGTGGTCGGCCTCGCCATCGGCCTCGGGAACGTGTGGCGGTTCCCGTACCTCTGCTACAAGAATGGTGGCGGCGCGTTCCTGATCCCCTACTTCCTGACCCTATTCCTAGCTGGTATACCCATGTTCTTCATGGAGCTGGCCATGGGGCAGATGCTGACCATTGGTGGGCTGGGCGTGTTCAAGATTGCGCCGATTTTTAAAG GCATCGGCTACGCGGCGGCCGTGATGTCCTGCTGGATGAACGTGTACTACATCGTCATCCTCGCGTGGGCCATCTTCTACTTCTTCATGTCCATGCGATCAG aGGTCCCATGGAGAAACTGCGACAACTACTGGAACACGGCTGCCTGCGTCAACCCGTACGACCGGAAGAACCTCAACTGCTGGTCGTCCTTCAACAAGACCACCTACTGCGTGCTCAACGGCCAAAACATTACTAAAGTTGCCCTTTCTGACCCCGTCAAGGAGTTCTGGGA ACGTCGAGCCCTCCAAATCTCGAGCGGTATCGAGCACATCGGGAACATCCGTTGGGAGCTGGCTGGCACCCTGCTGCTGGTGTGGGTGCTATGCTACTTCTGCATCTGGAAGGGCGTGCGGTGGACAGGAAAAGTTGTCTACTTCACTGCTTTGTTCCCGTACTTCCTTCTGACAGTGCTACTGATCAGAG GTATAACCCTCCCCGGCGCGATGGAAGGCATCAAGTTCTACGTGATGCCGAACATGTCCAAGCTGTTCGAGTCTGAGGTGTGGATCGACGCCGTCACGCAGATCTTCTTCTCGTACGGACTCGGCCTCGGCACTCTCGTGGCCCTCGGCAGTTATAACAAGTTCACTAATAACGTGTACAA AGACGCGTTGATAGTATGCACCGTCAACTCCAGTACGTCCATGTTCGCCGGGTTCGTCATCTTCTCCGTCGTCGGCTTCATGGCCCACGAGCAGCAGAGGCCGGTCGCTGAAGTGGCTGCCTCAG GTCCTGGTCTAGCTTTCCTCGCCTACCCATCAGCAGTGCTCCAGCTCCCGGGCGCCCCGCTCTGGTCCTGCCTCTTCTTCTTCATGCTGCTCCTCATCGGCCTCGACAGCCAGTTCTGCACCATGGAGGGCTTCATCACGGCCGTTATTGATGAGTGGCCCAAGTTGCTGAGGAGGAGGAAGGAAATCTTCATTGCGATTACGTGTGTCATTTCGTATTTGGTTGGGCTGTCTTGTATATCTGAG GGCGGTATGTACGTGTTCCAAATCCTGGACTCGTACGCCGTGTCCGGCTTCTGCCTGCTGTTCCTCATCTTCTTCGAGTGCGTCTCCATCTCCTGGGCTTTCGGCGTCAACCGCTTCTACGACGGCATCAAGGAGATGATCGGCTACTACCCCACTATTTGGTGGAAGTTCTGCTGGGTCGGATTCACGCCTGCTATTTGTATT AGCGTGTTCATCTTCAACTTGGTGCAATGGACTCCGATCAAATACATGAACTACGAGTACCCGTGGTGGGCACACGCGTTCGGCTGGTTCACGGCGCTGTCCTCCATGCTGTGCATCCCGGGGTACATGGTATATCTGTGGCGAGTCACGCCGGGTACTACGAGCGAG AAATTCCACAAGATTGTCCGCATCCCGGAGGATGTGCCGGCGCTGCGCACCAAGATGCAGGCCGAGGAGATTCAGAAGCACGGCGTAGCTTCAGCTTAA